One genomic segment of Desulfomicrobium sp. ZS1 includes these proteins:
- the rho gene encoding transcription termination factor Rho: MNLSELKTKSMSELMDIAGEYQIENMSGLRKQELIFALLQACASQNGSIFGEGVLEILPDGFGFLRSPMYSYMPGPDDIYVSPSQIRRFGLRTGDVISGQIRPPKEGERYFALLRVKEICFREPEEAKRIVLFDNLTPIYPDEQFRLENGDKNYSARILDLMTPIGKGQRALIVAPPRTGKTMLMQSIANSISVNHPDAYLIVLLIDERPEEVTDMERTVRAEVISSTFDEPPQRHVQVAEMVLEKAKRLVERKVDVVVLLDSITRLGRAYNATTPSSGRVLSGGLDANALQRPKRFFGAARNIEEGGSLTIISTALVDTGSRMDEVIFEEFKGTGNSDIYLDRHLSDKRVFPAIDLNRSGTRKEELLLAPDVLNKVWILRRIMASMNSVDSMDFLLDKMRGTKSNKDFLDMMNS, translated from the coding sequence ATGAATCTTTCTGAGTTGAAAACCAAGTCCATGTCCGAACTTATGGACATTGCCGGCGAGTATCAGATTGAAAATATGAGCGGTCTGCGCAAGCAGGAGCTTATTTTCGCTCTGCTTCAGGCCTGCGCTTCCCAAAACGGTTCCATTTTCGGCGAGGGCGTACTTGAAATCCTGCCCGACGGATTTGGTTTTCTGCGTTCGCCCATGTATAGCTACATGCCGGGCCCGGACGACATTTATGTCTCGCCCTCGCAGATCAGGCGCTTCGGACTGCGCACCGGTGATGTCATCTCCGGTCAGATCCGTCCGCCCAAGGAAGGGGAACGTTATTTCGCGCTGCTGCGGGTCAAGGAGATCTGCTTTCGCGAACCCGAGGAAGCCAAGCGCATTGTTCTTTTCGACAACCTCACCCCCATCTATCCCGACGAGCAGTTCCGGCTGGAAAACGGCGACAAGAATTACTCCGCTCGCATCCTCGACCTCATGACCCCCATCGGCAAGGGCCAGCGCGCCCTCATCGTGGCCCCTCCGCGCACCGGTAAGACCATGCTGATGCAGTCCATCGCCAATTCCATCAGCGTCAACCACCCTGACGCCTACCTCATCGTGCTGCTGATCGACGAGCGCCCCGAGGAAGTCACGGATATGGAGCGCACGGTCAGGGCCGAGGTCATCAGCTCCACCTTTGACGAACCGCCGCAGCGGCATGTGCAGGTGGCTGAGATGGTGCTCGAAAAGGCCAAGCGCCTGGTCGAACGCAAGGTCGACGTGGTGGTTCTGCTTGACTCCATCACCCGCCTGGGCCGGGCCTACAATGCAACCACCCCGTCTTCGGGCCGGGTTCTGTCCGGCGGTCTGGACGCCAACGCCCTGCAGCGGCCCAAACGCTTTTTCGGCGCGGCCCGCAACATCGAAGAAGGCGGCAGCCTGACCATCATCTCCACCGCCCTGGTCGATACCGGCTCGCGCATGGACGAGGTCATCTTCGAGGAATTCAAGGGCACGGGCAACTCGGACATCTATCTTGATCGTCATCTGTCCGACAAGCGCGTCTTCCCGGCCATCGATCTCAATCGTTCCGGCACCCGCAAGGAAGAGTTGCTGCTTGCGCCCGATGTTTTGAACAAGGTCTGGATCCTGCGCCGCATCATGGCCTCCATGAATTCCGTGGACAGCATGGATTTTCTGTTGGACAAAATGCGCGGCACCAAGAGCAACAAGGATTTTCTGGACATGATGAATTCCTGA
- the nadE gene encoding NAD(+) synthase: MAALPRMECPRDDDFDLWLELLALKPSEQLLDALGDFLQEYLNASGLKAYVMGLSGGIDSSFLAALLYHRRIPYLGFCLPIATNTPDETARGLSVARAYGNPPQGASFEHLQDFTALYQKISSTFAGICPSSTPVAEGNLKARTRMLFLYHMAQIHGGCVLSTDQLDELLTGFWTLHGDVGDVSPIQLIPKSVEYDLARMLCTRLSDPAPLQAAIEAVPTDGLGISRSDLDQLGAESYAQVEDIFREYFQLRLRERDAALSEAEALRRAELEQTGPVRRFLLSGFKRGGAVLVDPRRAVS, encoded by the coding sequence ATGGCTGCCTTGCCCCGCATGGAATGTCCGCGCGACGATGATTTTGATTTGTGGCTTGAGCTGCTTGCCCTCAAGCCTTCGGAACAGCTTCTCGATGCCTTGGGCGATTTTTTGCAGGAATACCTGAATGCTTCAGGTCTGAAGGCGTATGTCATGGGGCTGTCCGGTGGGATCGATTCATCCTTCCTCGCGGCCTTGCTGTATCATCGCCGCATTCCATACCTTGGCTTTTGTCTGCCCATCGCGACCAACACCCCTGATGAGACCGCGCGGGGACTGAGCGTGGCCCGGGCCTACGGCAATCCTCCCCAGGGCGCTTCGTTTGAGCATCTTCAGGATTTCACCGCGCTCTATCAAAAGATCTCAAGCACCTTCGCAGGCATCTGTCCAAGTTCCACCCCGGTGGCCGAAGGCAATCTGAAAGCCCGCACCCGTATGCTCTTTCTCTACCATATGGCCCAGATTCATGGAGGATGCGTCCTCTCCACGGACCAGCTTGATGAGCTGCTGACAGGATTTTGGACCCTGCATGGCGATGTGGGAGATGTCAGCCCCATTCAGCTTATACCCAAGAGCGTCGAATACGACCTGGCCCGCATGCTCTGCACGCGGCTGTCCGATCCTGCGCCCCTGCAGGCGGCCATAGAGGCCGTGCCCACGGATGGGCTTGGCATCAGCCGGTCCGACCTGGATCAGCTCGGGGCCGAGTCCTATGCCCAGGTCGAGGACATCTTTCGGGAGTATTTTCAGCTGCGGCTAAGGGAGCGCGATGCCGCGCTTTCCGAGGCCGAAGCGCTGCGCCGGGCGGAGCTTGAACAGACAGGGCCTGTGCGGCGTTTCCTGCTCAGTGGCTTCAAGAGGGGCGGAGCGGTGCTTGTAGATCCGCGGAGGGCCGTGTCGTGA
- a CDS encoding M48 family metallopeptidase, producing the protein MTCVRVMRVRAIVLACVITLAFPCSTFSSFGEFTIRDELELARKFDLVIETRFPVIQDTRITGYVESLVDRLVAAMPPQPFPIKTTVVRNVALNAFASAAGHITIFTGLIANMDSEDELASVIAHELAHVSERHIAKSIEKSQLVGAGSLLGILAGVLVGSQGGGDGGGALVLGSVAGAKAMQLKYTRENEKDADQYGLGYLVDAGFSPSGMTSAFNKIRKLQWLGGGGDVPSYLSTHPGMDDRVVYIQERIARLPLNVRERSSDNASFERVKLLVQAWYTDPGTAKAIFTSAEKSTCPVVLGEAIALSRLHQIEAAKARFEDALACNPLDPLWMREYGRFAFEYGNLETAVKYLQEVVLRDPSDLFALFFYARAVAEQGNHAASVSAMERVLKAVPRDAEVLEYLARYQAAMGRAFEAHLNFAKSFAYKRKFSKYDFHMQKSEVLAQSAPQQEQLRAVREEVAEFREILGI; encoded by the coding sequence GTGACTTGTGTCCGGGTCATGCGCGTGCGGGCGATAGTTCTTGCCTGCGTGATTACCCTGGCGTTCCCCTGTTCGACCTTTTCAAGTTTTGGCGAATTCACCATTCGTGACGAACTGGAACTTGCGCGCAAGTTCGATCTGGTCATCGAGACCCGCTTTCCCGTGATCCAGGACACCCGGATCACCGGTTACGTGGAGTCTCTGGTCGATCGTCTTGTCGCCGCCATGCCTCCTCAACCCTTTCCCATCAAGACCACCGTTGTCAGAAATGTCGCCCTGAATGCTTTTGCCTCGGCGGCAGGGCACATCACGATTTTCACCGGACTGATCGCCAACATGGACAGCGAGGACGAACTTGCCAGCGTCATTGCCCATGAGTTGGCCCATGTCTCCGAGCGTCACATCGCCAAATCCATTGAAAAGAGCCAGTTGGTCGGGGCCGGGTCCCTGCTCGGGATTCTGGCGGGCGTGCTGGTCGGCTCCCAGGGCGGCGGCGATGGCGGCGGAGCCCTGGTGCTCGGGTCCGTGGCCGGGGCAAAGGCCATGCAACTTAAATACACCCGTGAAAACGAGAAGGACGCGGATCAATACGGGCTCGGCTACCTCGTCGATGCGGGTTTTTCTCCGTCGGGCATGACCAGCGCTTTCAACAAAATCCGGAAATTGCAGTGGCTTGGCGGCGGAGGGGATGTTCCTTCCTACCTGTCCACGCATCCGGGTATGGATGACCGCGTGGTCTATATTCAGGAGCGCATCGCCCGTTTGCCCCTGAACGTGCGGGAGCGCTCTTCGGACAATGCCTCTTTCGAGCGTGTCAAGTTATTGGTGCAGGCCTGGTATACGGATCCGGGCACCGCCAAAGCCATATTCACGTCCGCTGAAAAATCCACGTGTCCGGTTGTGCTGGGTGAAGCCATCGCCCTCAGCAGGCTGCACCAGATCGAGGCGGCCAAGGCCCGCTTTGAAGATGCGCTGGCCTGCAATCCCCTTGATCCATTATGGATGCGTGAATATGGGCGCTTCGCGTTCGAGTACGGCAACCTCGAAACTGCCGTCAAATATTTGCAGGAAGTTGTGCTGCGTGACCCGAGCGATCTTTTTGCGCTCTTTTTTTATGCGCGGGCCGTGGCCGAGCAGGGGAATCATGCCGCCAGCGTTTCGGCCATGGAACGGGTGCTGAAGGCCGTCCCCCGCGATGCCGAAGTTCTGGAGTATCTGGCCCGTTATCAGGCGGCCATGGGGCGGGCCTTCGAGGCGCATTTGAACTTTGCCAAATCCTTTGCCTATAAGAGAAAATTCAGCAAATACGACTTTCATATGCAAAAATCCGAAGTATTGGCGCAATCTGCCCCGCAGCAGGAGCAACTGCGCGCGGTGCGCGAGGAAGTTGCCGAGTTTCGGGAGATTTTAGGGATCTAG
- the yajC gene encoding preprotein translocase subunit YajC codes for MFFENLAHAMGQAPAAGGQPGNPLMTFMPLILMFVIFYFLLIRPQQKKQKEHKQMLENLTRGDRVVTAGGLYGRVVEAKEDVLTIDLGNDMHVQVGRGFISGLVPADGGASKAKDKKK; via the coding sequence ATGTTTTTTGAAAATCTCGCCCATGCCATGGGACAGGCCCCCGCGGCCGGAGGTCAGCCCGGCAATCCGCTGATGACCTTTATGCCCCTTATCTTGATGTTCGTGATCTTTTATTTTCTGCTTATCCGTCCGCAGCAGAAAAAACAGAAAGAGCACAAGCAGATGCTTGAGAACCTGACCCGTGGAGATCGCGTGGTCACCGCCGGCGGACTTTACGGCCGCGTGGTCGAGGCCAAGGAAGACGTCCTGACCATTGACCTTGGCAACGACATGCACGTGCAGGTCGGTCGTGGTTTCATTTCCGGCCTTGTCCCCGCCGACGGTGGCGCCAGCAAGGCCAAGGACAAGAAAAAGTAG
- the secD gene encoding protein translocase subunit SecD: protein MGSLRWRALLAAFVIFLALIHVLPSIPSVRNSSLGALLPGDEIGLGLDLKGGIHLTLGVDLDAALSNAVTSIGQDLRLEAREKKILVLRPRLLDSRRLEFTLLKQEQRAELDELLGSRFATMQIISAEDGGNGQLRYVLGVTPDYVKYLQDLTMDQALKTIRNRIDQFGVAEPDIRKQQGNRIIVQLPGLDDPKRAINIIGRTAHLEFKLVDDGADVQAAVAGTVPAESELAYMQDKRGTSEVKTPIVLKSEVVLTGEYITDANVQFDSYGQAYVGMNFNARGSRIFEEVTGANIKKRLAIVLDGTVHSAPVIQDRIGGGRASITGQFTTEEAHDLAVVLRAGSLPAPVNILEERSVGPSLGQESIDKGMMAALIGGLLVVVFMSIYYRRAGLIAAFEIILDIFLILAGLAAFGATLTLPGIAGIILTLGMAVDANVLIYERIREELRHGESVAAAINNGFSRATQTIIDSNVTTIIAAVILYQFGTGPVRGFAVTLTLGILASMFTAIFVSRIFFDSWLARRQPGTQPSI, encoded by the coding sequence ATGGGTAGTTTACGCTGGAGGGCATTGCTTGCCGCGTTCGTGATTTTTTTGGCCTTGATACATGTCCTGCCCTCAATACCTTCGGTTCGGAATTCCTCGCTGGGGGCGCTGCTGCCGGGCGATGAAATCGGCCTTGGTCTTGACCTCAAAGGCGGGATCCATCTGACTCTGGGCGTGGACCTTGATGCCGCCCTGTCCAATGCCGTGACCAGCATCGGACAGGATCTGCGTCTTGAAGCCAGGGAAAAGAAAATTCTGGTCCTGCGTCCGCGTCTGCTGGACAGCCGCAGGCTTGAATTCACGCTGCTCAAGCAGGAACAGCGCGCAGAGCTCGACGAACTGCTTGGCAGTCGGTTTGCCACCATGCAGATCATATCCGCCGAGGACGGCGGAAATGGGCAGCTGCGCTATGTGCTCGGCGTCACCCCGGACTATGTGAAGTATCTTCAGGATCTGACCATGGATCAGGCCCTCAAAACCATCCGCAACCGCATCGACCAGTTCGGCGTGGCCGAACCCGATATCCGTAAGCAGCAGGGCAACCGCATCATCGTGCAGTTGCCTGGTCTTGACGATCCCAAGCGGGCCATCAACATCATCGGCCGCACCGCGCATCTGGAATTCAAGCTGGTCGACGACGGCGCCGATGTCCAGGCCGCTGTGGCCGGGACGGTTCCGGCGGAGAGCGAGCTGGCCTACATGCAGGACAAGAGGGGTACCTCGGAAGTCAAAACGCCCATCGTGCTCAAATCCGAGGTCGTGCTGACAGGCGAGTACATCACCGACGCCAACGTGCAGTTCGATTCTTATGGTCAGGCTTACGTGGGCATGAATTTCAACGCGCGCGGCTCGCGCATCTTCGAGGAAGTGACCGGCGCGAACATCAAGAAGCGCCTAGCCATCGTTCTTGACGGCACGGTGCACTCGGCACCCGTCATTCAGGACCGCATTGGCGGCGGCCGCGCATCCATCACCGGCCAGTTCACCACCGAAGAGGCGCATGACCTGGCCGTGGTGCTCAGGGCCGGTTCCCTGCCCGCTCCGGTGAACATTCTCGAAGAACGCTCGGTCGGTCCTTCCCTTGGACAGGAATCCATCGATAAAGGTATGATGGCCGCATTGATCGGTGGCCTGCTGGTGGTGGTCTTCATGTCGATTTACTATCGCCGGGCCGGCCTCATTGCGGCTTTTGAGATCATCCTCGACATTTTTCTCATCCTGGCCGGACTTGCGGCATTTGGCGCCACGCTGACCCTGCCCGGCATCGCGGGCATCATCCTGACGCTTGGCATGGCGGTTGATGCCAATGTGCTCATCTACGAACGCATCCGTGAGGAACTCCGGCACGGCGAGTCCGTGGCCGCGGCGATCAACAACGGCTTCAGCCGGGCGACCCAGACCATTATCGACTCCAACGTGACCACGATCATCGCCGCAGTCATCCTGTACCAGTTTGGCACGGGCCCGGTGCGCGGCTTCGCCGTCACCCTGACGCTCGGTATTCTGGCCTCCATGTTCACGGCCATCTTCGTGTCCCGTATCTTCTTCGACTCCTGGCTGGCCAGACGGCAGCCCGGCACCCAACCGAGCATTTAA
- the secF gene encoding protein translocase subunit SecF, whose translation MSFEIIKRDTNIDFVGMRKYAYVLSAALLLAGFLSLVVKGGPQYGIDFAGGFNVQVKFSQAVELDQIRQALDSPAMTGLVVQDFGDAGDNEVLLRASFSEQTANDVRAAVESGLTSAFPGVTHEVQRLEMVGPKVGADLREKALQAIFYAVLLIATYISGRFEQKWMVAGLMAAGLASVVYVLELLSAPMSLSVIVATIAALILCVVLRLKYALGAIVALIHDVMIPLGLFSLLNKDVDLTIIAALLTIVGYSLNDTIIIYDRIRENIRAKVSPSLDVVINKSVNQTMSRTLITAGTTFMAVFSLYIFGGGVIHDFALTMLVGVVAGTYSSVFVGAPILAFFKPRIDIDERVEKATA comes from the coding sequence ATGTCCTTTGAAATTATCAAACGCGACACAAACATCGACTTTGTCGGGATGCGTAAGTACGCGTATGTCCTTTCCGCCGCGCTGCTTCTGGCCGGATTCCTGTCCCTTGTCGTCAAGGGCGGCCCACAATACGGCATCGATTTCGCCGGCGGCTTCAATGTCCAGGTCAAATTCAGTCAGGCCGTGGAATTGGACCAGATTCGTCAGGCGCTTGACAGTCCGGCGATGACAGGTCTTGTGGTCCAGGATTTCGGTGACGCAGGGGATAACGAGGTCCTTCTGCGCGCCTCCTTTTCCGAACAGACCGCCAATGATGTCAGGGCGGCCGTGGAGTCGGGCCTAACGTCCGCCTTTCCCGGCGTGACTCATGAAGTCCAGCGTCTGGAAATGGTCGGCCCGAAGGTCGGCGCTGATCTACGGGAAAAGGCCCTGCAGGCCATTTTCTACGCGGTCCTGCTCATCGCCACCTACATCTCCGGGCGCTTCGAGCAGAAATGGATGGTGGCTGGTCTCATGGCTGCCGGTCTGGCTTCGGTGGTTTACGTGCTCGAATTGCTCAGTGCGCCCATGAGCCTGTCCGTCATCGTTGCCACGATCGCTGCCCTGATCCTCTGCGTGGTGCTGCGGCTTAAGTACGCCCTGGGAGCTATAGTCGCCCTTATCCATGACGTCATGATTCCGCTGGGGCTTTTCTCTTTGCTCAACAAGGATGTCGATCTGACCATCATCGCGGCGCTCTTGACCATTGTCGGTTATTCTCTGAACGACACCATCATCATTTATGATCGTATCCGTGAAAATATCCGGGCCAAGGTTTCACCGTCCCTGGACGTCGTCATCAACAAGTCGGTCAATCAGACCATGTCCCGCACGCTCATCACCGCCGGCACGACCTTTATGGCGGTGTTCTCCCTGTATATCTTCGGCGGCGGGGTCATTCATGATTTTGCGCTGACCATGTTGGTTGGCGTGGTGGCCGGAACCTATTCGTCCGTTTTTGTGGGCGCTCCGATCCTGGCCTTTTTCAAACCCCGCATCGACATCGACGAGCGTGTCGAAAAGGCCACTGCGTAG
- a CDS encoding sulfite exporter TauE/SafE family protein yields MSKRFRVLVLSALFVLVSVVGPLWAQEAAAPAATQTEIAAQAAAAPEAPKAAATGTKLEKAIAMAPVGTEAGQIDPAKPIGFLGIPGAPQINPLIALLWAVWVGWIFSTVGAFGGVMAGVGHVTVFGLGAYAKGFKSTAPDLNKTVTDSIRASNQFLVGLSALISSINYGKMGRLVLPLGLALGAGSLLGAWGSATLTAGKVSFSAYQGWFGFFVLALGCYLLWETSPAGQAKKVKAKQAAQAFEAAVKAQRTGGGPAPTGVKILGITFSKVQFTFCGVEFSFNPILPVVGGVVISALAAFLGVGGGFLLVPFLTSITQLPMYLAAGTSALAVLVSMITSILTLMTKGTPVDWVLIGTEMVGVAIGSIVGPHTSKYFSDKLLKRLFIILAFYVGIDYVLKGFFNIRVIEMLFG; encoded by the coding sequence ATGTCAAAACGTTTTCGTGTCCTGGTCTTGTCCGCTCTGTTTGTACTCGTGAGCGTTGTCGGCCCCCTCTGGGCTCAGGAAGCCGCCGCACCGGCCGCGACGCAGACAGAAATAGCCGCACAGGCTGCTGCAGCTCCTGAAGCGCCCAAGGCTGCTGCCACCGGAACCAAGTTGGAGAAGGCTATCGCCATGGCTCCCGTGGGCACTGAAGCCGGTCAGATCGATCCGGCCAAGCCCATCGGATTTCTCGGCATCCCCGGAGCTCCGCAGATCAATCCCCTCATTGCGCTGTTGTGGGCGGTGTGGGTAGGCTGGATTTTCTCCACTGTCGGCGCTTTCGGTGGCGTCATGGCCGGTGTCGGCCACGTGACCGTTTTCGGTCTGGGCGCATACGCCAAGGGCTTCAAGTCCACCGCGCCCGACCTGAACAAGACCGTGACCGACTCCATTCGCGCCTCCAACCAGTTTCTGGTCGGTCTGTCCGCTCTTATTTCCTCCATCAACTATGGAAAGATGGGTCGCCTTGTGCTGCCCTTGGGCTTGGCTTTGGGCGCAGGCTCCCTGCTCGGCGCCTGGGGTTCCGCGACCCTGACCGCTGGCAAGGTGTCTTTCTCCGCGTACCAGGGATGGTTCGGTTTCTTCGTTCTGGCTCTGGGCTGCTACCTTTTGTGGGAGACTTCTCCTGCCGGCCAGGCCAAAAAAGTCAAGGCCAAGCAGGCCGCGCAGGCTTTTGAAGCCGCTGTCAAGGCGCAGCGCACCGGCGGCGGCCCTGCTCCGACCGGCGTCAAGATTCTCGGCATCACCTTTTCCAAGGTTCAGTTTACGTTCTGCGGCGTGGAGTTCAGCTTCAATCCCATTCTGCCAGTGGTCGGCGGCGTTGTCATCTCCGCCCTGGCGGCTTTCCTGGGTGTCGGCGGCGGCTTTCTGCTGGTGCCCTTCCTGACCAGCATCACCCAGCTGCCCATGTATCTGGCCGCCGGCACCTCCGCCCTGGCCGTTCTGGTCAGCATGATCACCAGTATTCTGACCCTTATGACCAAGGGTACCCCTGTTGATTGGGTCCTCATCGGCACGGAAATGGTTGGTGTCGCCATCGGTTCTATTGTCGGCCCGCATACGTCCAAGTATTTTTCCGACAAGCTGCTGAAGCGCCTGTTCATCATCCTTGCCTTCTATGTGGGCATTGACTATGTTTTGAAGGGTTTCTTTAACATCCGTGTTATTGAAATGCTGTTCGGCTAG
- the nadB gene encoding L-aspartate oxidase has translation MTPTRMKTEVLVIGSGIAGCTAAICLADKGHEVTLLSSGASLDNGNTALAQGGIVYSSNEDSPEKLAKDIATAGWEYNYEPAVRHLCEDGPRAVEKILFERAQVPFDRTDKGDLYLTKEGGHAVHRILTCADYTGRAIQDSLVKEVLIHPNIRILCNRTAIDLLATRHHSTKLEFRYQLNNQCVGAYVFNAETNEPNTILADYTVLCTGGLGQIFLHTTNTSASIGSGMAMAHRAGATVMNLEYIQFHPTSLFHRADRKFLISEAVRGEGARLFNAKGERFMARYDERMELAPRDIVTRAIVDELLKTGEDCVFLDAANYVNQDLRKRFPTIHQKCKEVGVDMSKNPIPVVPAAHYSCGGVLVDNRGRSTLDGLYAAGEIACTGLHGANRLASTSLLEGLLWGMNAAEDIHERYEGSSQLCQRLQDSIADWITSGRTEMEDPALINQDWATIRHTMWNYMGIMRTTPRLERAFEDLRNLNKRLHSFYKSIRVCKESVDLFHGCQTAYIVTTAALRNKTSRGCHFRKD, from the coding sequence ATGACCCCCACCCGCATGAAGACCGAAGTCCTGGTCATCGGTTCCGGAATCGCAGGCTGCACCGCAGCCATTTGTCTGGCCGACAAGGGACACGAAGTGACCCTGCTCTCTTCGGGAGCCTCTCTGGACAACGGCAACACCGCCCTGGCCCAGGGCGGCATCGTCTACAGCAGCAACGAGGATTCTCCGGAGAAACTGGCCAAGGATATTGCCACTGCCGGCTGGGAATACAACTACGAACCGGCGGTGCGCCACCTGTGCGAAGACGGCCCGAGGGCGGTGGAAAAGATCCTCTTCGAGCGCGCGCAGGTGCCTTTTGACCGTACGGACAAGGGGGACTTGTATCTGACCAAAGAGGGTGGCCATGCAGTGCATCGCATCCTGACCTGCGCCGACTACACCGGACGGGCCATCCAGGACAGCCTGGTCAAGGAGGTGCTGATCCATCCCAATATCCGCATCCTCTGCAACCGCACCGCCATCGACCTTTTGGCCACGCGCCACCACTCCACCAAACTCGAATTCCGCTACCAGCTCAATAACCAGTGCGTCGGCGCGTACGTCTTCAATGCGGAAACAAACGAACCCAATACCATCCTGGCCGATTACACGGTCCTGTGCACCGGCGGCCTGGGACAGATATTCCTGCACACGACCAACACCTCGGCCTCCATCGGCTCGGGCATGGCCATGGCCCACCGTGCCGGGGCAACGGTCATGAATCTGGAATACATCCAGTTTCACCCCACCTCCCTGTTTCACCGCGCGGACCGCAAATTTCTCATCTCCGAAGCCGTTCGCGGCGAGGGCGCCCGCCTCTTCAACGCCAAAGGCGAGCGTTTCATGGCCCGCTACGACGAGCGCATGGAACTGGCCCCTCGCGACATCGTGACCAGGGCCATCGTCGACGAGTTGCTGAAAACCGGCGAGGATTGCGTGTTTTTGGACGCAGCCAACTATGTGAACCAGGATCTACGCAAACGCTTTCCGACCATCCACCAGAAGTGCAAGGAAGTCGGAGTGGACATGAGCAAAAACCCCATCCCGGTGGTGCCTGCGGCGCATTATTCCTGCGGGGGAGTGCTGGTGGACAACAGGGGGCGAAGCACCCTCGACGGACTCTATGCGGCCGGGGAGATCGCCTGTACAGGCTTGCACGGAGCCAACCGATTGGCGTCGACATCGCTTTTGGAAGGACTGTTATGGGGCATGAACGCGGCTGAAGACATCCATGAGCGCTATGAGGGATCGAGTCAGCTCTGCCAGCGCCTGCAGGATTCCATCGCCGACTGGATCACCTCAGGCAGGACCGAGATGGAGGACCCGGCTCTCATCAACCAGGACTGGGCGACCATCCGCCACACCATGTGGAACTACATGGGCATCATGCGCACCACTCCGCGCCTGGAACGGGCCTTCGAGGATCTGCGCAACCTGAACAAGAGGCTGCACTCCTTCTACAAATCCATCCGCGTCTGCAAGGAATCGGTGGATCTCTTTCATGGCTGCCAGACCGCCTATATCGTGACTACGGCGGCATTACGCAACAAGACCAGCCGCGGCTGCCACTTCCGCAAGGACTAG
- the nadA gene encoding quinolinate synthase NadA: MNKEISAIRARFGKRLCILAHHYQADDVVRHADILGDSLELARHINGLEAQHIVFCGVHFMAETAAILARPEQKVHIPDANASCVMAEMVPAPLAEEVLARLNRGGSRIIPLTYVNSSAAVKAVCGNHGGSVCTSANAPTMLRWALAQGDGVLFLPDANLGRNTARILGLDENRVERLDIRGRGRFVPAADPSRQLYLWPGLCAVHAKFQPGHVAAIRKNEPEALIFVHPECSPEVVAMADGAGSTTYLIKAVAEAKSGSTVYVGTEWSLVNRLAARHPDKTIRPLRTALCSNMAKITEANLSRMLQELGTALPVQVEEHIARPARLALERMLTACS, from the coding sequence ATGAACAAAGAAATTTCCGCCATCAGGGCCAGGTTCGGCAAAAGACTGTGCATCCTTGCCCATCACTACCAGGCCGACGACGTTGTCCGGCACGCCGACATCCTGGGAGATTCCCTGGAACTGGCCCGGCACATCAACGGCCTTGAGGCGCAGCATATCGTCTTCTGCGGGGTGCATTTCATGGCCGAAACGGCAGCCATCCTGGCCCGGCCGGAGCAGAAGGTGCACATCCCCGACGCGAACGCCAGCTGCGTCATGGCCGAAATGGTTCCCGCCCCCCTGGCCGAAGAGGTTCTGGCGCGACTGAACCGGGGCGGATCGCGCATCATCCCCCTGACCTACGTCAACTCCTCCGCCGCGGTGAAGGCCGTGTGCGGTAATCATGGCGGCAGCGTATGCACCTCGGCCAACGCCCCGACCATGCTGCGCTGGGCTCTTGCGCAGGGGGACGGAGTCCTCTTTCTGCCCGACGCCAATCTGGGCCGCAACACGGCCCGCATCCTCGGCCTGGACGAGAACCGGGTCGAACGACTCGACATTCGCGGCCGGGGCCGCTTCGTTCCCGCGGCCGACCCATCTCGCCAGCTGTACCTGTGGCCGGGACTGTGCGCCGTCCACGCCAAATTTCAACCCGGACACGTGGCCGCCATCCGCAAGAACGAGCCCGAAGCCCTGATCTTCGTTCATCCCGAATGCAGTCCCGAAGTTGTCGCAATGGCCGACGGTGCCGGTTCGACCACCTATCTCATAAAGGCCGTGGCCGAAGCCAAAAGCGGCAGCACTGTCTATGTCGGAACCGAATGGAGTCTGGTCAACCGGCTGGCAGCCAGGCATCCCGACAAGACCATCCGGCCCCTGCGCACGGCGCTGTGCTCGAACATGGCCAAGATCACCGAAGCAAACCTTTCCCGCATGTTGCAGGAACTGGGCACCGCCCTGCCGGTTCAAGTCGAGGAACATATAGCCCGGCCCGCGCGCCTCGCCCTTGAGCGCATGTTGACCGCCTGCAGTTAG